The genome window TATTGCCAATACAGTAGATCACTATATTCCTCATGCATGTGCATTCAACAATGATTTCATTCTTTGTTACAGGATTATAACATGCTATGTATTTGAACCATGTTCAAGACCATTAGACGAGAAACCAATATTTTGCATCAAAATAAGAAGCCTATTAATTCTAGGGTTGGCTCTGCCGAGGCCTCGGTGTTATTGTTTGTAACAAGCTCTTCCGTTATTGGGGGAGGAATTTCTCAGTGTCAGCAGGGGCAGTGTAACACCTAGGGGTCGCCTGATGTGCAAAATATACACTTTAGGCTTCCTTTAGGTAGCCCGTGTAGTGACCTCTCTTCAGCTGGTGTAGTGCTAGTACCCACAGGGCTAGTGCTAGCACCCACAGGGCTAGTGCTAACACCCACAGGGCTAGTGCTAGCACCCACAGGGCTAGCGTTAGTACCCACAGGGCTAGTGCTAGCACCCACAGGGCTCGTGCTAGCACCCACAGGGCTAGTGCTAGCACCCACAGGGATAGTGCTAGCACCCACAGGGCTAGTGCTAGCACCCACAGGGCTAGTGCTAACACCCACAGGGCTAGCGTTAGTACCCACAGGGCTAGTGCTAGTACCCACAGGGTTAGTGCTAGCACCCACAGGGCTAGTGCTAGTACCCACAGGGCTAGTGCTAGCACCCACAGGGCTAGTGCTAGAACCCACAGGGCTAGTGCTAGCACCCACAAGGCTAGTGCTAGCACCCACAGGGCTAGTGCTAGTACCCACAGGGCTAGTGCTAACACCCACAGGGCTAGCGTTAGTACCCACAGGGTTAGTGCTAGCACCCACAGGGCTAGTGCTAGCACCCACAGGGCTAGTGTTAGTACCCACAGGGCTAGCGCTAGTACCCACAGGGCTAGTGTTAGTACCCACAGGGCTAGCGCTAGTACCCACAGGGCTAGTGTTAGTACCCACAGGGCTAGCGCTAGTACCCACAGGGCTAGTGCTAGCACCCACAGGGCTAGCGCTAGCACCCACAGGGCTAGTGCTAGCACCCACAGGGCTAGTGTTAGTACCCACAGGGCTAGTGCTAGTACCCACAGGTGTAGGCGGTGTTACTGGTGCATGCTCTACTTTACCCTCTCCCATGCCCCACTCTACCCTAACCCACCATCACACCTACTTTACCATACTGTATTTCTCTTTCACCCTACTTATCCTCATGTCATGGGCTCTACTCTGACCTACTGTACAATACCGTACCCTTCTATCCTCTCCTCTAAAACCTCCATCTGACGCACCCCATTTCTGCATTATACACCCCAACAGCCCCATCAGTAGGACTTGAGTACCCCTTCACCGACACCAAACTATAGATGTCTTGTGAACTGATATTATGCCATTATTATGTAAGCATCAATATTAATATTGTCAGGGCCTTGGTGTTTAAAAGGGGGGATGCTCAGGCATACATCTATATCTGACTTAATTTTATTCATCAGCAATTTAAATAATGTCATACAAATGCTTGGTAAATTTTCGGCTGCTAAATTGTTGCTTTTGTGCACGTTCCACTTGGGGTAGGTGACATGGGTATTTGTTTTCTGTAGCCTACTCCACTCTATCATATTCTATTCTATCATACAATCTATGCAAAGTGTAAAGCCTGGATTTCAGCCGAAAATGCCCTGTCATACAATGTTGCTTTGCTCAACTGATGTCTATGCCTTGTTCAATAACATCTGAACCACAATGTGGGAAGACTTTCCAAAAGTACGAGGACACACCCACCCAGAGCATCATAGGCATGCAGTGAGACTAAACATCTTATCAGCGGTTTCTATTGAatggggaggtgggggtcaCATACGCAGGAGGCCAGAGGATTTATGACGTCCTTCACATTTTTGTGGGTTTGTTTTCCTTCTGAATGATGATAACAGGAATACCCATGTATTTGATATGACATCAACACTAGAAACCTTTTCCAGTGGATCTGATGACAGAAGGAATTCAAAATTGGGGCTGTTGAGTTCCTGAAAACTGTCCCTCCTTTGGCAACATCCAACTTTCTGTCATGACCGCAGCTCGAGACGGTCAAATGTATTACACAACAGATCATCAGATTGCTGTGCTTGACAGTAtgaagcacgcgcacacaggcacaggcacacacacacacacacacacacacaccatcccccTAATGCCGCTGTTGTTTCCTATGTGCCGGTCCAGTGTCTGCAGCAGTATGTAGGGCTGGCCGTTATGGAAGGCGGGGGCGCAGCAGTCACCTGCCCAGACATGGCCTGTCACAAGACTGGAGTTCTACTGGATTCTGAGGTGAGGGTGTGCTTTAAAAACAAGCTTCTGTAGTCAGAAAACTACTACCCTGTAAGAGCACAGCTGTTATTTCCCAATAAAAGCACTGAAAAGTTTTGTTGTGTGCGGACCAAGTTTCTTCTCTTCTCGCCTCATCTTTGAGGTGTGGGGGAATGAATTGTGGagtagttcccccccccccccgccgtttTTTACTTGTTTGGCGGTTACTAAACCTATAACTGTTTGACAACAAGGCAAGGGAACCCCAAAGGAAATTCAAAGGGTTTGCACTGCACTACTTGAAGGTTAAACTAAATGTTGTGGCATCTCTTGGCCTCAGAAAAGATATTTGAGAGGGGGAATACCTGCGGGTGTTTACTTGGAGCAGTGTTGCAGAGGCAAAATCCACTGCATTTATTATGGACTGAATTTCCATTGCCTATCTCGAACCAGAGATGTCTTTTTACCAAATAAATGCATATGTAATTTCTTGACAATCAATATCACTATGATAGAATCATAGTGGAAGCAATATTTTTTATCATAGTATATTTAACATTTGGCCCCCTTAAGTCTTCAATGAACTTAGGAAAGACTATTTTTGGATAGTCTAGACTCTAGTGGATACTGGGTATTTGGCTCCCAGTGATGCCTAGccactacctgctccttgatgacgtGATGCATCTTAAATgtgtggctttggataaaagcatcttctAAACAAACATTGGCTAATGCTGTTTAGCAAATAGCTTTTTTGCTACATAAAGAACACAGCTCTCTGGCCAactttattacaattattacatGTTCTGCTCTGTGATTGCAGATCGCTAGTTTGGTCACCGGCGAACAATTGGAGCTGTACCAGCGTCTGAAGTTTGAGAGAGGTAGGTGTCGGCATAAGAAGGACGGTGACCAATAGCGGTCTACGTCCTGTCCAAACCAGCCATCGATAGCCCTAACATTAGACCAATGGCTGGAAGGCTGCAACATAAATGCCAAAATAATAAATCAACCACTAGACATCTATACATGAATACTACATTGACCTCCAGCTTGGTTGTTGTATGGTTTAAACATGGCCTTTTTTCTGCTGAGGAATGGCATTGCATATCTGTCTACAAGTGGCAGTAGCAGTGTACTTGAGGGACCGGAAAATCCGGTTGAGACTCAAATCCCTTGTCTCGACATTTCAGAATTATATTTcattgtttgtttaccttgGCTATATTGCTCTTTCCTATAGTCAAGTAATAAAACACTGTATATCCACAAACGGTTATTGTTCAGGCAGGCCACAAATCACACCTACATACGATATTGGACTTCAAATAAACAGTAAGGCATACTCGTCTATTGCCAATGGGAAAAGAGTAAAGTCCTTATTTTTTTGTGGGTTTTCCCGTTTTTaaaaacaactgtgtgtgtgtgtgtgtgtgtgtgtgtgtgtgtgtgtgtgtgtgtgtgtgtgtgtgtgtgtgtgtgtgtgtgtgtgtgtgtgtgtgtgtgtgtgcgtgcgtgtgcgtgtgcgtgtgtgtgtgtgtctctctctcaggggtGAAGCTAGACCCCAGCAGGGCCTGGTGTCCGGTTCTGGAGTGCCAGGCCGTGTGCAGCCTGAGCCCCAGCACCACGGAGGGCGTGCCCACCTCTGTGCCCTGCCCCACCTGCCAGACCGTCTTCTGCTCCACCTGccgggggccctgggggggccACGACCACAGCTGCTCCGAGACTGAACCCATCAtgtctgcttcctcctcccccaagaGCAGGTAGGTCCCCTCCCACCCCAGCTAGGCCTTCTGTGTGTTAGCGCACACACGCTGTTCGTATCGTGTAGTACTCATCCCCTCTCCGGCCCCCCAGGGAGCGCTCCAGCAGCGACTGTGACGCGGCCATAAAGCAGTGTCCCATGTGCGACATCTACATCGAAAGGAACCAGGGCTGTGCCCAGATGTTATGCAAGAGCTGCAAGCACACCTTCTGCTGGTACTGCCTGCAGAACCTGGACGTGAGTCTCGCGCCTGCTCGTTACGCTTCCTCTCAACATTTTGGTCGTACAGTTTGCAAATACTGTAATCGAGATGCAATTTTATGGGGATTTTTTTTGGTCCGTTATAAATATGTCTTTATGATCAAGATTATCATCACTCAATCATATCAAAGTATTGGCAAATGATGACTACATCATGTGGGACATGTCAGTCTAAGGATAATTTCATTGAAACTACTCTGCTTTTACATCCAAATTCAGGGAACTTATAGTTTTTTATTAACTGCGTACCAAGTTACATAACAGTACATCAGTTTCAGGTTGATATTAAACACCTCAAGCCAAAGTCAGGCCCACTCCATCTCATCCTGGACGCGttgtcttttattttgaaactgcAGGGAGACATCTTCCTGCGGCACTATGACAAGGGGCCATGCAGAAACAAGCTGGGCCACTCCAGGGCATCAGTCATGTGGAACAGAACACAGGTGAGACCTCCTCCCAGCATGCCTCACTGCCGTGAGGCCACCGGGTTGTGTTGACGGACAACAGAACAGCGTGTGATGTGGTCCCATGTCTTGTATTGTTAGCCGCCTGTAGCCTTGTCCCTGTTAAGTGATTACACCAAATCACTGAGATCTTAAGGAATGTATTTGTGGTTGCTCTAACCTGCTATATCAACTAAGGACATAGAAGTAAGATAATGTATAAGTTAGCATTGGCTTTTGAATCGTTCAGTGTTTTCTGTTTCAACTTCTGCATACTCACATTTAGAGAGAGCAATTCTCTTGTGTCCTACCACACAAAAAGTGCTACTCATTAAAGTAAACCCAGTCTGGAATAAGTGCTTTGGGAAGACGTCAGCTGTTGACCAAATCCGTTTTTATCGTTTCCTTGACTACGTATACTCTACTATCCTCGTAGTCCTCCTTTTTATAAGGGTAAATGTTTATAAGACCTCAACTGGTTAGCCAGAATACTTGACTACTCATTCAACAAACTGGACCTATAAAGTGTTTGTAATCCGCTTCTCTCAAATTCCTTTGTTTTCCCACTTACGCTTCCTCCAGGATACCTGATTAGAAAATACCTTTTGGAGGCATTGTAtaaatctttgtgtttatgaAAGGAGTGACACATTTCCGTTTCTACGATTGGATAATATGATGGTTTCACTCGTGCGTCTATCCAATAATCAGCAGCAATCACCGAAAGGCGTTCGCCTGCATgtgtacatttttatttataatttttttttcattatggcATTTCGGGCAACAATGATCTATTCGCACCTGGTTTTAGCTTCCTGTGCATGCGTGAGACAGCGGTACATTGAGCCCCCCCGGGCTGATATAACCCCCTCACTCGTATGAATGTCATCCATTGCAGGTGGTGGGGATCCTGGTGGGAGTGAGCCTCATCGCACTGGTGACGtctcctctcctgctgctcGTGTCTCCGTGCATCCTCTGCTGCGTCTGCAAGCCATGCGACGCGGGCCAGaggctgaggaagaggaagaggaagaagaaacaGAAGCAAGGCGAGGAGCGGGAGATGGACCTCAGCCAGGGGGACTCCTCCGCGTCATAGCAGAGCATCTTCCTTCTGCTCGGTCGGTTGGAAGAAGGAGAGTGGGGGATAAAGGACACACAGACCAGGACATGATGTAGTGTTCATAAATAAATGTTGAACAGAGTTATGGGCGTCGATGAGCGGAGGACTCGTGTGTTTGCTGCAGAAAAGGAAGGCTTTTTCAGCGGTTCCCTGCAAGGAGACTATCAaactactgttgaactgttTTTGAGAAGTGCCCAGTGGAATAACAGACTTCAGGAGTCCGGAAGGAGGAAGAGCATTTCTGAGCTGTGCTCCTAGTGGGTCCAGGGACAAATGCAAAGATGCCACCATTTCTTCCTTGGTGTGCAAGAACGAAGCTCCTCAAACGAATTCACATGGACAGCTCGGTTTTCGTTGCTATGAAGACACACAAACTAGAAGCCCACTGATAAGTTTCAGTTCATGGGATTAAAGGAGGTGCTCGGTAGCTTCATACATCATCCGATTCACAGacatctcttcctgtttcaTTTGGGTTCTGATGTCAAAAACGTAAAATGGATGTCATGAAAACTGAGTGGACGAGGAGGACAAGACACCCACCCGCCAAGACGAGAACGCTCAGTTCAGTACACGGTCCCGACTCCACCCTCATGTGTGTGAAATGTCATCATGGCCAAACCAGTCGTGTTGAAGGTTCTATTTAGTGCCTCACTCTACAGTGCCTGGTATTTAGTCGTTACGTTTTGCCTTTCATTCAATGTTCTTTATCTTATGCAAAATGTTTAAGCATTGTTCAAAGCGAGGAACAGCAGTTAAGTTGATGCTGGGACCCATGTCCCGAAACCATGCAAAACATCCTTCCATAGTTGTGAGAAggcaatgctgtgtgtgtgtgtgtgtgtgtgtgtgtgtgtgtgtgtgtgtgtgtgtgtgtgtgtgtgtgtgtgtgtgtgtgtgtgtgtgtgtgtgtgtgtgtgtgtgtgtgtgtgtgtgtgtgtgtgtgtgtgtgtgtgtgtgtgtgtgtgcgcatgcgcgcGTTCTGTGCTGCAGAATTGCAATAGGGCTTTAATGGTGCACAGGGGTTTTCTCTGCtgtaaatgtttgttttcaCCTGGCATGTGTCAGACCAAAGGCTCTAAcaaattgttgtgtgtgttatttatggAAATGTATGTACGGTGTCCTGTTATTGTTTCTACTTTTGTGTTGGTTTTTTTGTCAGTTCGATTTTGTAAAGCATCATTGTAATTTAAATAAACATGTTAAACATGCATTACTTAATATGTGTTCTCTATACTTGCATCACATTTTATGGTTTATTATCCTTCCTCTAAAAATTCCAATGAACCGACTACTCATTTCTAACGTAACAAATGTGCAATGGTTGATGTTGACATTCTTTCCTGATTAAGTCAGAAACTGTGGCACTTTGTAAACAGGATGCGCTTAGTGACACCAGGTGGCTGCGGACAGTATTGCAGCTTTGGTTTCCGAGGAAGACGATAACTAGCGCGCACAACTCCACAACATTACTTCGAAGTTACGCAGATTAACATGGCAACCGAAAATGAATATTTCAAGGGTAATAGCCTTATCCACCGATAAACTGCGACATTGTGAAAAGACTTCCTTTTAATGTCTATCTGGGTAGGCATTTTCTGCAGAAAGTCCTTTTTGCAGAGCGATTGAAATGAAAACATATGGCGTTATTGGACTCTGTCCCCTCCCTTTCCTACTCTCTGTTATCCCTTGCATGtttaatgttttgtattttatacAAGTTATCCACTTTCATTGCTTTAAAATAATTTGAATATGTGACTGTCTCACGCAGGTATTTCCAAAATCCCTTACTTGCCTAGTGCTGGACCTCATGACGTCATGTGCTTTAAGCAATACAATGCTGAAGAGGTAGGGGGCATCACAGCTTATGTAAACATTGAAATATAAACACCTTACACTTACTATTGAAATGGGTCGACATACAGTACTCCTGGTTTATTCTGTTCAGGTGCTGCTGGGCAGAAAGATGGAAGACTGGTTGAGATTCTCAGTCTGTTACTGGCATACCTTCTGTGGaattggtacacacacacacacacacacacacacacacacacacacacacacacacacacacacaatacatgtgtgtgtgtgtgtgtgtgtgtgtgtgtgtacacacagtaTTGCTCCATCAGGCCAAAGCATTACACCCAATCTAAAGCTTATTGAATTCAAGCGATCTGACGGTTCTCTTTTCTCCATCAGGTGCAGACCCTTTTGGTTCCCAAACCCTGCATAGACACTGGAACCAGGGAACACCAATGGAATCCGCCCGGAATCGTCTCAATGCTGCCTTCGAGTTCTTCAACAAGCTAGGGGTCAGTGAAATGGCTACCATTGAATTTGAGTAAATGTAAGTTATGCATATCCTCCTGAGTCACCGTGTCATCATGTCATCTCATTACATGTGCTTTTTGATTTTTGGTTTTGACAGGTGAAGTATTACACCTTTCATGACAGGTAAAGTAATTGATAAATCTGTTATATTTGTGGTTTTGTTTGGATTGAGGTTTGAATAGCATATTTCTAATTGTCTTGGGAACTGCCTGCAGGCAAAAGGGTTCAATTGTTGCTTCCTCATTGACTTAGTGTATACTGAGGATTATACCACTGTGAGCATTCACAACTTGAATTCATCTAAGAATATCAAAAATATAAGTTTTTGTAAAGATGACTACCAAAACCTTTTGCTTAgttatatttcatattgtgaTCATCATCATTATAACTACaaatattcttcttcttcttcttcttcttcttcttcttcttcttcttcttcttcttcttcttcttcttcttcttcttcttcttcttattattatatatcCCGGTTTGATTGACCGGGAGTGAGCCCTCTTCCTGGGTAAAATAATAGTTAATTACAATTAAAATCATTCTTTGGAAAAACGATTTATTTGATAATTCAATGGCAATGGCCAATCACATTCTGATGCCTGTGGTAAGGAGGACCCATGTTTCCCCCCTGCAGGGACATGGCCCCCGAGGGATCCACTCTGGAGGAGAGCAACAGGAACCTGGACCAGCTGACAGACCTGGCCCTGCAGCTGCAGGCCCAGACCGGGGTCCAGGTGCTGTGGGTCACCTGCAACCTATTCGCTCACCCGAGGTCAGCTGGGGTTGAAGACACTCACCAGCTGGGGCAGTGCTGTAGTGGGTTATATAGTAGTGGAGTGATACTCCGGGTCCAAATCTTAACTTTAATGCACAAAGATTTAAAACGTAGCTAgagatgttaaaaaaaaagaggacaAAAAATGGCCCTCTATAGGTTAAAAATTGACATTGAGTATGCAATTGTTTGACAGGTACATGAATGGTGCGGCCACCAACCCTGACAGTCATGTTTTGGCATATGCGGGGGCACAGGTGAAGAAAGGCCTCGACGTTGCCAAGAAGCTGGGAGCAGAGAATTTCGGTAGATTaagcacacaacacaacacactgaacTCATTTTTCTTTGTTCTAAATTTTCAATGGAAAAATGTTATTCACTCCAACACTTTTCATAATTTCAGTATTTTGGGGAGGCCGTGAAGGCTTCTATTCCATTCTCAACACGGACGTAGCCGCAGAGCTGAAGCACATGGCCAACTTCTTCAAAATGGCTGTCAGTAAGTATGGGGAATAATCAGATCATATTCTGCGTAAATTGCGTAATCTTGTCATATTCATGCATTTGGGCAATGCACCTGTCCTTTGCCACGGTGATATTGTTCTCAGGGTACAAAGAAAAGATTGGACTTAAGTGTCAGTTCCTGATTGAGCCGAAGCCCAAAGAGCCTTGCAAGCACCAATATGACTACGGTACTGCTGCTCCATATACAAAAGCAAGAAGACACATTTACTGATAGCAGCTCACATGCATTCAGAAATAAACATGGCCTTAAGCATTCTATGTTTGTTCTTTTCACCAAGATGCCATGAGTGTCATAGGATTCCTGAAACACTATGGACTTGACGACCACTTCAAGCTGAACATTGAGCCCAACCACACCACCTTGGCGGGCCACTCTTATGAACATGACATCGTCATGGCCTCTGCGTAAGATGCCCTTTTTTTTGTCCCCAAGAAATGTCTCGGCTGCACTGAATGGTTGcccagaaacaaacaaacgcaaAATTGGTCAACTTGCCTCAAATAGACCAATGAACTTATTTTATATGCTTAAGCGGTCCTCTTCCACCACATGGTATTCATTTGGTGGCAAAATAAAACGTCTATATTTTTTGGATCTATTTAACGTAAACCAGAGAAAatgcatatatttatttttcattgggTTCTAATATATGCCTACAAAAGCAATCAGCATTTTCGTTTTAACGCCCTGTTGGCTGTGTCTCTTCCCTTTCTGCTTCCATGTGGACCA of Gadus macrocephalus chromosome 11, ASM3116895v1 contains these proteins:
- the rnf144b gene encoding E3 ubiquitin-protein ligase RNF144B; its protein translation is MSAGSPAAAQQATGDSSLVTAEAGGTPPQSSPGGTPPHPSPSSTAPQPSPAGTPPQPSPGVHCKLCLSEHPPAATHRLDACSCVFCTACLQQYVGLAVMEGGGAAVTCPDMACHKTGVLLDSEIASLVTGEQLELYQRLKFERGVKLDPSRAWCPVLECQAVCSLSPSTTEGVPTSVPCPTCQTVFCSTCRGPWGGHDHSCSETEPIMSASSSPKSRERSSSDCDAAIKQCPMCDIYIERNQGCAQMLCKSCKHTFCWYCLQNLDGDIFLRHYDKGPCRNKLGHSRASVMWNRTQVVGILVGVSLIALVTSPLLLLVSPCILCCVCKPCDAGQRLRKRKRKKKQKQGEEREMDLSQGDSSAS
- the LOC132467441 gene encoding uncharacterized protein LOC132467441 isoform X1, whose product is MATENEYFKGISKIPYLPSAGPHDVMCFKQYNAEEVLLGRKMEDWLRFSVCYWHTFCGIGADPFGSQTLHRHWNQGTPMESARNRLNAAFEFFNKLGVKYYTFHDRDMAPEGSTLEESNRNLDQLTDLALQLQAQTGVQVLWVTCNLFAHPRYMNGAATNPDSHVLAYAGAQVKKGLDVAKKLGAENFVFWGGREGFYSILNTDVAAELKHMANFFKMAVRYKEKIGLKCQFLIEPKPKEPCKHQYDYDAMSVIGFLKHYGLDDHFKLNIEPNHTTLAGHSYEHDIVMASAFGMLGSVDSNTGSPDLGWDTDQFPMDTKNTTLVMKAIIEQGGLQPGGLNFDAKVRRESTDLEDLFIAHIGAMDAFARGLRNAVRLTEDGLLPGMVKERYSSFAQGLGQRVEEGTATLEDMEAYIKQNGEPKVTSGKQEKYESIFNQYI
- the LOC132467441 gene encoding uncharacterized protein LOC132467441 isoform X2; the encoded protein is MEDWLRFSVCYWHTFCGIGADPFGSQTLHRHWNQGTPMESARNRLNAAFEFFNKLGVKYYTFHDRDMAPEGSTLEESNRNLDQLTDLALQLQAQTGVQVLWVTCNLFAHPRYMNGAATNPDSHVLAYAGAQVKKGLDVAKKLGAENFVFWGGREGFYSILNTDVAAELKHMANFFKMAVRYKEKIGLKCQFLIEPKPKEPCKHQYDYDAMSVIGFLKHYGLDDHFKLNIEPNHTTLAGHSYEHDIVMASAFGMLGSVDSNTGSPDLGWDTDQFPMDTKNTTLVMKAIIEQGGLQPGGLNFDAKVRRESTDLEDLFIAHIGAMDAFARGLRNAVRLTEDGLLPGMVKERYSSFAQGLGQRVEEGTATLEDMEAYIKQNGEPKVTSGKQEKYESIFNQYI